The sequence TTGGTATCAAGGTTGTTATAAAAAATGCCAACAACAGGGTACATATTCTTCTATACTTCATACTCAAACCTGCTCCTGTGGTCCATAAACGCCATCACAACCATAGGGTCAAACTGCCTGCCTGCGTTTCGTACAAGCTCCGCATAAATTTCCTGTTCCGGCAGCCTGTCACGATAAACGCGCCCCTCTTTCATCACATCGTATGCGTCTGCCAGCGCGCATATCCGCGCCTCCAGGGGTATCCTGTTCCTCTCTTTGCCGTCCGGGTATCCCCCTCCATCCCACCATTCATGATGGCAACGCGCTATTTTCCGCATCCGCTCCCTTGAATCCCGCGTCAGCGGCAGCCCTCCATAGGTTATGGTCTCTTCCTCCCGGAATAACCGATCCCCATATTCCACATGTTTTTTTACAGCCTCATATTCCCTTTCATTCAAGGCTCCGGCTTTGTTTAATAGTTTATGGGACACATATGCTTTTCCTATATCATGGAACTGAGCTGCAAGTCCTACTTCAAAAGCGCCTTCTCTGCCACACATGATCTCCCACAATTTCCTTGTGTACCTGCCTACCCTCACGCAATGCTCCTGTGCATGGACAGGCATGGCCCACATGAGTTTCAACAGGTCTGTCTTTTCCCGCGCCTCCGCCGTTTCCTGTAATTTTGCCGTGGTCAATTCCATGGTTTGTTTCCTCAAATATTCACCGTGAGCTCCAGAAGCATTCCGTCGTGCTTCGCCGCCTGCCCCAGTATATCTTCGTCCAGAACCGTTCCTGCTTCCACCGTAAACGTGCCATCCGCACTTCGTACCGTTTCTTTAAGCACTTTACCCGTTAAAAATCGCACCGTCTCTTCCTCAAACGGCAGCGCCGCTTCCTTTTGTTCCTCTGCCTTGGGTTCTTCAGGCTGCGGTACCTCGGCCTCAGCCGTATGTTCCGCCTCCGCCGTTTCCCTCATCTCCATATCCAAAAACACCATTTCGCCGGCCAGCGTCACGATTTTTCCGCCAGGAAACTCCTCCTGGCTGTCCAGGTACAGTGTCTCAATTACGCCGGTCTTTTCATCAAAGCTAAAATCCTTTACCTGTCCGGCTACGTTTCCGTTGGATACCAACACCGTCGTTCCCAACATCAGGAATCCTTTCTCGATCTTTTCCAGCAATTCCCGCGACTCATAGATTTTTTTTGCGTTTTCCGCGCTCTGCGTCATTACGTAATCCGCACCGATTCCCGCGACATCGGTAATATTCAGCGCTTCATACGCATATCCCCGTCCCGCTTTTAAAATCAGGTATTCGATTCGCTTGGTCTGCGGATCTGCCACAAAGTCTTCCACATAACCGTTTTCCTGCCCTTCCCTGATTCCCAGTACTTTTAACCCCAGTACTTCGCTTGCCTTTTTCATCCTGTTCCTCCATTTGTTTTTCCAGTAATATATTACTTATTTTTCCCCTCCGCGCCACGGAGCACCACGCCTTGCACCTCGTGGAACGTATCCCTTGAGATTTCTTCGCTGGATACTACCTTTCCGTCCAAAAGATAATTGCGCGTCACCACCGCTTCGTAGCCTTTGCGCCCTTTTACTTTCGTCTGCTGCTTGCCTACCGCCAGTTCGTCTGTGTAAATTACCTGGGGCTGCGGCTCCGGATGTTCTTCCAGAATTACGCTCTCGATCTCCACTTCATATTCGCATGGCTGTCCGTAGATCGCCACATCCACTATATGGTCCTCAAGCCGCGCTGAAATGTATATCGGCCATTCCGACCTGTTCTTCACTTTCAGATCCTTATTGTCCCAGTTGAGCGTCGCGTCCAGTCCCACCGGCAAATAGTCCGACGGCCACGAATGGTGTACCCGTTCTACGATCTCCATATCCGCTTTAAGCGCCGCGTTATACAGCGTTCCTGCCAATTGGCAGATACCGCCGCCAAGCTCATCCGTCAAATTCTTCCCATCCGTAATGGCGGGCGCCGGCTTAAAACCCTTTTCCGCAGTTCGTTCGCCTACCAGTTCATTTATGGAGAGCGTTTCCCCCGGCTCCAATACCAGCCCGTTCACCGCTTCGCACATCAGCCGTATGTTCGCATCCCGATTGGCGTTAGATACCGCCCTGGTTGAGCAACGCCCAATCAGTTCCGTATTCTCCTCCAGTTCTTCTAGCGTCACTACAGGCTGCGATTCGTGTACCTGCACCTCTACCGTGCCGCCCGCGCCCTTTTCTATTTTCTCCTTTACTTCAAGCGCCGCAGCTTGTATGTCCGCTTCCTGTCCCGTCTCTTCCGCAGTATATTCAAACGTCCGTGCATACGGATTGAATTCCGCTTTGGCATCCATCGGCTGAACAATCTGCTGTTCCGCAAATCTTCCTATGGTTTCTTCCAAAGCTTTTTCATCTATGGATAATTCCAGTTTATACCGCGCAGGATTTTTTCTTTCGTCAAAATCCGCGAATATATTACCGCTTTTATCCCTGTCATATGCTGCTGCCAGAACCTCGTCTGTATTTGTCGTTGTTCCCAGCTCTTTTGCTGTGTACCGGCGCTCCGCGCCATTACATGTAACCGTTACCTGTATCCCAGACAGCAACTCTTCTTCCGCTTTTTTTATTGCTGCCTTTCCATCCTCATTCCCAAGCCCCCCGATGTTTTGATCCTCGACGACTGTCTCCGGCGCGAATACTCCTGCATCCGTACCGCCGCGCAGCCCGCTATACACTCCGGAAAACAGCATCACAAAACTGCATCCCGCGATCACGGCTATTGTCCCGATCCTGATTTTTGAGATGCTATGGTGCCTGCCATTTCGTCCGTGTTCCTTCATCTTACCTTTTCTTTCAGCAACATCAACGCCGCTTTCAATTGTATTTTTTCTTCCGGCAGCAACAGATAGCCCGCATTCAGGATCGCGAATACCTGCCTCAGCGCCTTTTCGTAATCCCTGTCTGCCACTAGCTTCTTAAGTCTATCTATTGCTTTGTGCTTTGCTTCCAAAATTGTCTGCTTTGCTTCATCTGTGGGCGGCGTCTCCGGTTCGGGTTCTGCCGCAATCATTTTCATTGCGTCCGCTTCTTTCTTTAAAATGGTATCGCTCTGCGGTTTGCTTTCCCATTTCGTTTCTCCGGCCGTATCCTCCGCTTCTTTGGGCGGCATATTTTCTTCTGTTGCCTCTTTCACGTGAGTAACCGGCACCGCGCTTTCCTGCCTTTCCGGAAATGTCCGGCTGTGTATCTCGCAAAACCGCAGCTCCGCGTCCGGCTCTTGCACTTTTGTCTGAGTCTCAGCTTCTTTCCATGACACAGCTTCTTCTTGTTTCTCTGCGTCAGACCTCTGTTTTTCCATCGTCTCCATACCCGATAGCGGATACTTCTTATTGGTCTGTACAAGTGGTGCAGCAGCCTGCCTTTCCACATTGCCGCATGCTTTCATGTCTCCCATTGGTCTCATTCTTGTTCTTACGGCCGCCGGTTTACCTGTGTTCCATACCACCGCAGGAAGTACTGTGCCCAGTACGCCGCATGCCGCCGCTACCGCCACGATTGTCAATATAAGGCTGCCTGTATTCGGAAAATATATGGCGCAGCGTCCAAGCACCGCCGTAAGAGCGCAGCCTGCTCCAAGCGCGACTATTCCGCCAATCTGCCCCCGCGCGTTGCCCCTGTTTAATATCCATACCGCTGTGATTCCGCCGACTGCGACAATGACCGCCGCTGCTTCCATCATATCTGCTCAGTCTTCCTTTGTATTCGCGCTGCGGAACTTCCTCGGTTCCTCCGGCAACGCTTCTAAAATTTCACCAATTGTTTCCGCTTTGCTTTTCTCATACTTTTGTTGTACATCCGCTATTTGCGTAAGCGGTCCCAGCTTTGCTTCCAATATTTGCCGTTGTTCCTGCATAAATTCGCATAACCGCTTCTTGTAGTCATGTATCTGTCCTTCGTATTCCGCTACCTCCCGCTTGATCTTTTCCAGACGCACCTCCGCGCTTTCCACGATCATTCGGGCATTCTCATTCGTCTCTTTCAGGATTTGCCGCGCCGTTTCTTCCGCTTGTTCCACAAGGTCTTCCGTCTTACATGACTGCGTTTCCTGCGTGGCAGCATCAGCCGGCTTGGCCGCTCCGCCTTTCAGCCGTTCGATTTCCTCTTCAAGTTGCTCTATCGTGTATAGTACCTCGTCAAGGAATTCGTCGACTTCCTGCGGATCGTATCCTTTCATCTTTTTTTTGAATTCTTTCTCCAGAATCTCTTGGGCGCTCAGCTTTTTTCTTAATATTTCCATTCTTTCCTCCTACTTCTCGTCCGCATATCCTCTCAGTTCCTCAAGATCCTTGATCAGTTGGAATTTTTCTTCTTCCGTATACCCGTAATCTTTCAGCAGCAGTTGTCGCGCTTTCACATACGCCGCCGCGTATTCTCCCGCAAGTTTCAGGCATTCCACCGTCTTTAGCTCAGAGACATTCCGCACCGCGCTGTCCGTGCTGTTTTTTGCACATTCATGGAATTGTTTCGCCGCCATAATGTAATCTCCGGCATCCATCAGCCAGTATGCCCGTGGCAGCATATCCTGCAGTCCTGGGCCTGGTACCGCCGCCGTATTTGCGTACCCATTCGTATATCCTACGGTATATCCGCGGTGTACCGCTCTTTCCTGCTTCAGCGCATCCTGCCATTCCTCTGACAGCTCTGGCCGCCGGTAACCTTTCTCCTCCGGATACATTCCATTCCGCCTGTTTTGCGGCTGTCCTCCATAGGGTTCCTGCTCCGCCTGCCAACTTTCATTTTTCCGCTTGCGGCTTCTTGTGCGTACTGCCAGGATAACTACTACCGCTACTACTGCCGCCCCGCCGATCATCAGCCACAGATACGGTATCTCCATATCTCCGATCCGCAGACTTCCAAGACCTTTGGACGCTGTTTCTTCCGGCATTGGCTCCATTTCGATGACGGTCGGAACCGACTCCTGTATTGCCGTAGCTTCAGCCGATGCCGTAGGCATAGGCGTAGGTTCTAACGTCGGCTCCGGTGTGGGCTGCGGCATACCGAATGCCAGCGTCCCCAGCTGCTGGTCCGCCAGCGCAAGGTTCGCTCCTTCCCCGCCTGTATCGTAGATTACCGTAACCGTATAGATTTGTCCTCCATACACCAGCGTCCAGAGCTTTTCCTCGTAATTGTCGTAGTCCGCGCTATCTCCTACGGCTGTATCCGCCTGTATACCGCCCAGCGTTTCCTGCGTTGTTTCCCCAAATGTATACTGCTCCGCCTGCGCCGCTTTCACTTCATCCAGCCGCGCGCTGCGCGCCGCCGCTTCGTCTACCGCGCCTGTCTCGTCCGCCGGAGCCGCTTGCGCTTCAATCTTCAGCGAATACAAAAGCGGTCCTCCGTTGCTGTCCCCGTACACGCCCGTTAAAAGCTTGACATTCGTATCTTCCCGCGCTTTCTCCAACATCTCTCCGCTCATGTTTGTCTCGTCCGGCGTATAGTAATAGATATTATCCCCGTCCGGTATATTGATACGAAAATCCGTTCCCGTATATTCCTTTGCAAACGCTGCCAAGGGCAGCACTGCAATTATGAGTGCCGCTACCGTGGCTATAATCCACTTTTTTATTGTTATGTTCATATCCTTACCGCATTACTCTTCCCATTCGTCGGTATCTTCCTGATCTTTCCTGCCCGTCCGTTTTTCCACCACGATCACGAGTATTATCGTTACGCTCGCCACCGTCAGGATAATAATCCATGCCCAGCATGGTAATCCCAGGAACATACACAACACCGTTGGATGCCCAAATATACTTGTCATGATACAAACGGGCTTGCAGATACTTTCTTCCTCGTCCACAAACGGACGGCTGCCATCCGACCAGCCGTCTTTTGTCCGGCCACCTGCATCAGGGTCCGTAATCACAATCCCGTCTTTTGCATCGCTGTCCTTATCCCGGTACCCTTCTCGTACCGCTATAAATTCAATCGTTCCGTCTTCCAAAACCGTGAGTTCCACCACAATGCTCGCCACGCCGTCGCGCACCGTGATCCCCGTACCGCCCGCCAGCAGCAGATTGGTAATCCTGTCGCGGGACAGATCGAACTCCCGGCTGGCCAGTACGCTGTCTTGGTCTTTGATGTAAATGATGTGCCGTCCCATTTCCACATTCGGAAACTCTGCCCAGCCGTCCTGGTCCGTCTTTCCGTATTTCACTCGCGAATGCAGCTCCATATCAAGTCCGGCTGCTGCCGTTCCGTCTTCATAACGCACCAGGAATGCAATATCTACCGGCAGCCCATCGTACTTGCCCGCCGTTGCGCTCGCGCTGGCTGCCGGATTTTTCGACGGCTGTCCTGCCGGCGGCGCAGCATTTCCCTGATCGGTTCCATTTCCATTGCCGCCCTCCGGCTGTTGCGTCGGTCCGGCGCTTGGCTGGGGTTCTTCCCCTGTCTTACTCATCCGGATCGTCAGCGTATTCCCTTCCGACGGAATCGCCGCCGTGCCCGTATATTGCGCGTACCCAGGCACTGTTGCCGTCACCGGATAATTTCCGGCGTACAGCCCTAATATCTCCGCGTATCCATAACCGTCCGTGCGCACCGCCTGGCCGCCCATCGTAACTACTACGTCCGCGACCGGCGCGCCGTTTTCATCCAATACATAAACGCCAGTATCAAACCGCTTGCGCTGCATGACAATGCGTTCCGTATGCGTTGTTTCTTTACTGCTATCGATAGCGACTGTGCCGGTATAATCTTCATGATGTGGATGCGTGGTCTGCACCGTATATATCCCGTCCGCGAGCTCGCATTGTGCAAAACCGTTTTCGTTGCTCATATATGCGTTCATCTGCCGCAGCACAGTATCTCCCACGATAACCTGAGCCGACTCTACCGGCTCGCCGATTTCATTTTCCACCACGAACGTTGTGGGCGTTGTGATCCGCTTCAGTTCCACTTTCACTTCCACAAGGCCCTTGGAGTAAGTAACCGGTATTTCGTCGCTGCTCAAATACCCGACTGCGCTTACCACAAATACATAATCCCGTCCCTGCGTATAGATCGGCTGTTCGCAATAATATTGACCGGCGTCATTGGTTTCCGCCTTTGTCAGGTCCGGCTTTTCTTCCGTCACCAACCGCTCCGTGAACGTCGCCCCCTCAATCGGTTCCCCCGTTTCGGCATCCGTGACCGTGAATAAAATACCGTTTCCTTTCTCGCTCAATTCTATTGTGACAGTACTTTCCGTGTCGTTCGGTTCCCCATACTGCGGGTAATTCCCGTCCGGTTCCATGGGCACTACGCCCGGCCCAACATCCACCGCAAGGCAAACGCTCCCCATACTTACGAGGAGGCATATGATTAAGATGATCGCTATCCCCTTTTTCATGCCAATACTTCCGTTCCGCTCTTTCCACATAAGACCTTAAATGCCGACTAATCCACCGTCAGCTTTTTACCCATATATTAATGCGTACACCCGCTGTGCCTACCTCTGTTTTGCTTTCCGGATCATACGCCGTAAAGATCGCCTTGCATGGATACTGCCCCGCCGGCAGCGCCTTATCGAGTTTCACATACTCCATAAAGTATCCCGGATCAATGAGTCCGCTTTTGTAAATTTCTTCTCCATTGTCCTCCCGCGTAATCGTCACAGTCACCGCGTAACGATTGCCGGGAATATTCTCGATCCGCAGATTCCCCTCCGCTTCCCCGTTATCATATACGGGATTGGGATTGATTCCCACGTTCAGCATTCCTTCCGCCACAATCTCATTGAGGCGCTTTTCCACGTCCTCTTCTTCCATCCCGGGAATGATCCCGAGCTCCGCGTTCTTTTCCGCGATCAACTCCTGCTTCTGCTCCGCCGCGTCGCTTTGCGGCTTATATACAACGATATATCCAACAAGGCCCGCAACGATCACAATCAACAAAATAATGACCACAATAAGCCCTGTCTTCTTTTTCTTTTTTTCTTCTTTCCGTCTCGTTCCCGCCATCTGTCTTTTCCTCGTCTGCTTACTTAACTCTCTGTCCTATATGCCAAAATCCGGCCATATAGTGTTATTTCAATACGTTCAGTGTCACTTTCGCGGCCGCCGTGCCCAGTTCATCGTCCGTTTCCAAATCCACGGCCATAAATACCGCCGTACACGGATACTGTCCTGCGGGCAAAGGCGTCGCCAGCTTCGCTTTCTCAATGTAATACCCCGGGTCGATCAGCTTGCTCTCATATACCACGTCTCCCGTATCGTCCCGCGTGACCCTCACACGAATGCTGTAATGGTTCCCCGGGATGTTCTCTATGTTCCAGTTCCCCTCCGCATCGCCGTTCTCAAACACAGGCTGCGGGTTGATCGTAATATTCAGCATCCCCTCCGCCACTTTCTGGTTCAGTACTGCCTCAATATCCTCCTGGCTTTTTCCCGGGAGCTGTCCCGCGAGCGCCGCGCGGTCACGCTCGGCCCGCGTTGGTGGCGTCAGCACCCCGCTGAAATACAGAGCGGCCGCCGCGGCTATCACAATTAGTATGATAACCAGCACCACTATACCCGTTTTTTTCTTCTTCTTTTCCTCCTGCCGTCTTGATCTCTGTGCCATAAAAATTTCTCCTTTTGCTTTCCTCAAGCCGGATCTGCACGAAGAACATCCCTGTTCTCCCTGCAAAACCGGCTCTGCCGGTTTTGCGTTTACTCCTATGTCCACTTGGACATAGATATAAAGTAAACGATTCTTTCGCTTTACTTAAGCGTGCTGCGCGATGGTGAACTGCACCTTGAAGATGTCAGCCGCTACGCCGTCCTGGAAGTTCGTGTAGTCGCCTACCGCACCGCCTACAGACGCCAGTACGGACAGGTTCGCCGTCGCTCCGCCCTGGATGTTTTCATATCCCGTCGCGATCGTGTCCAGCTGAGATACGCCGCCAACCGCTACGTCGAGATCCGAAAACGTACCGCCGCACAGGCCCAGCTTCAGGTCGTACGCCGCCGCCGGAGTCGTCTTAAGAGACCATTCCGTGCTGCCCGGCGCTACGGATGCGCTGACGTCCGTTACGTCGATCGGCACACCAGTTCCGTCCGCAAGATTCTGGGAGTTGTTGATGATGAAGCAGTCCGTAGGCGCGAACGTGTTTACTTTGCTGTTCGCGTTGTCAAGCTGTACCGCCAGAGGAATGGTGATCGGAACTGTCGCCGAGATGCTGATCGGCGCTGTTTCGCTGATCGCCATTGTAACTGTGGATTCCGCTTTGCCTGCCTGCGCGCCCTGGCCGATGTCGCCCTCCGCCGCAAACGCAATGCTCCCAAGAGAGAGTACCATGATGGCCGCCATCGCGACCGCTACCAATGCCTTTGTTCTTTTCATTTCGATTCTCCTTTCCTGATCAGAACAAATATTTTAGTTGCCCTTAATTAAGGCTGATTCAATATATATTAACGGCGCAACGCGCCGATAATATTCCTCAACTCAATACGTGGATCGTAATTTGAGCGGCGGCTGTCCCCAGTTCTTCATAGGTTTCCGGGTCGATTGCCGTAAATACCGCCGTGCACGGGTATTCTCCTTTGGGCAGTTCCACCGAGAGCTTTGCGTTCTCAATAAACTGCTCCTGCTTGATTCCCTTGCTCTGGTATACCTCTTCGCCCGTGTCGTCCCGCGTGATCCGCACCGTCATATAATACGGATTGTTGGGAACATTTTCGATACGCAGATTTCCCTCGCTCTTTCCGTCCTCGAACACCGGATTGGAGTTGATCGAGATGTTGAACATCCCTTCCTCCACTACCTGATTCAGCAGCGCCTCAATGTCCTCCGGACTCTTGTCCTTGAAAAAACCGTCCTGTGCCATCTCGTCCAAGTCAAACCTGCCGTATTGCTTTCCCGCCACGTTCTGGTAAATGAAATATCCTGCCACCGCGCCGATCGCGATGATGATTACCACCAGAATGACGATCACCTTATTGCTTTTCTTTTTTTCTTCTTTCTGCCTTCGCTCCGCCATATTCCTTCTCCAATTTGCTTTTTATCTGAACCTCATGCCTTCGTGAACAGGAACACCGTATCAAACACCACTTCTTCGCCTTTGTGCACCCGCACCAGAGACGTTTCAAACTGCCCGTCGAACGTGTATTCCGTTCCCATATCCGGCCCCAGCGTTCCCATCGCCACCGGCGAAGTACGGATCGTCGTCACATCCTGGGCCGCAAACCGCGTCACACTGTGCACCGTCGGCTGAATCTGCATCGCTACCTGGTGCTGGCTCAGACGTCCGTCCCATCGGCCTAATGTAACCTCGCTGACGTTTCCCGCCTGCCGGGTGAACGAAGTCATGGATACGGCAACCGACGAATACCTGCTGTTGTTCCACACCGTACCGACGCCCGAGAAAAACCTCTTGTCCGCGCCGTTGTACGTCGCCAGCACCGCTACGTTGAGCGGCACCGTTACGTCTATAATGTCTTCCGGCGGTACCGTAAGGTCTGTTTCGCCGTCTCCATCGACATCCACGGCCCCGCTTCCCGCTCTGCCAAGATAGCCATATACCGGCGCCTCGGCCGTCTGGGTTTTATCCGTTTCTTTCTGCGCCTCCGCCGTCTGCGTCGCCGGAGGATTCTCCGTCCATTCCGGCGCGGCGTACGCCGCCGTTGTCATCAGCAGCACACACAGCGCCGCTATGATACAAGTGATCCGTTTCATCTTCAGTTCTCCACCGTAATCGTAATGGCCGCCGCGTTCTGCCCGATCAGCTCCTGCGTCTGCATATCGTACGCATAGATCATAGCGACCGCCTCATACTCTCCCTTTGGAAGCGGCGTATCCAGCTTATCGCGCACGATACTCGTGCCCGGCGGCAATATGTCCGTCTGGTATACCATGTCCCCGCTATCTTTCATGCTCAGCTCCACGCGCATTCCGTACCGGTTGTGCGCCGGACTTTCGATCACCATTTCTCCTTCCTCATTCCCATTTGCAAATACCATATTGGAATTGATCCGGAAAGAGAACATGCTTTCGTCCACCGCCTTTTGCAGAGCGTCCTGCGCGTTTTCTGCCGTCAACTGCGTCGTGTCCGTCGCCTTGTCGTCTACGACAAACCCCGCCTGCGCGCTCCCGCCGATCACTCCCGTCAAAAACAGGATCGCCATCGCGGCGACTGCCGCCGCGATGATCACAGCGATAACAGGGCCTCTTCTTCTCTTTTTTGGGGTCTTGCTTCTCATCCTGTATAATCCTTTTCAAACAGCAGCGTCATCTGGAATTTCGCGCGCAGCGCCTCCAAAGTCTGAAGCTGCATCAAATTGTATTCCGGAATATCTCCCGCGAAAGTATATTTCCCGTCCGCGCCGTCCGCGCCCGGAACTGCTTTCGCCAGATTTCCAATGGCGAGCCGTTTTTCCATATCGAACCCACCCGGCAGCAGCGCCGTTTTGGAAAGACCGCCGAACGCGCCGCCGGTGTCACCAAGACCGCTTAAATACAGCGTCATCTGGTTTTG comes from Christensenellaceae bacterium and encodes:
- the divIVA gene encoding cell division protein DivIVA, with the protein product MEILRKKLSAQEILEKEFKKKMKGYDPQEVDEFLDEVLYTIEQLEEEIERLKGGAAKPADAATQETQSCKTEDLVEQAEETARQILKETNENARMIVESAEVRLEKIKREVAEYEGQIHDYKKRLCEFMQEQRQILEAKLGPLTQIADVQQKYEKSKAETIGEILEALPEEPRKFRSANTKED
- a CDS encoding exported protein, which encodes MKEHGRNGRHHSISKIRIGTIAVIAGCSFVMLFSGVYSGLRGGTDAGVFAPETVVEDQNIGGLGNEDGKAAIKKAEEELLSGIQVTVTCNGAERRYTAKELGTTTNTDEVLAAAYDRDKSGNIFADFDERKNPARYKLELSIDEKALEETIGRFAEQQIVQPMDAKAEFNPYARTFEYTAEETGQEADIQAAALEVKEKIEKGAGGTVEVQVHESQPVVTLEELEENTELIGRCSTRAVSNANRDANIRLMCEAVNGLVLEPGETLSINELVGERTAEKGFKPAPAITDGKNLTDELGGGICQLAGTLYNAALKADMEIVERVHHSWPSDYLPVGLDATLNWDNKDLKVKNRSEWPIYISARLEDHIVDVAIYGQPCEYEVEIESVILEEHPEPQPQVIYTDELAVGKQQTKVKGRKGYEAVVTRNYLLDGKVVSSEEISRDTFHEVQGVVLRGAEGKNK